The DNA sequence GCGATTGCGCCGCAAAGAAGGAAAAATACCGCGTTTACCTGCAAACCATAACGATATGACGGCGGCCATCACCCATCGGCGTTACAAGCATCCATAGGTATGACCACCGTTCATGAGCGTGACAAGAATTTATGGGCGTGACAGCCATTCATAGTATTGGCCGACGCGTTTATCACAACCGCAGCATCCGCCGCATTTGGGCGCAGCCTCTCCCTCATGAAAACGCATCTTGCCTTTCTGTACCCAGATAGCCAGCATGCCTTGCGCCACACCGGGATCAACCTGAAACGCATGGCTGACCTCACTGAGCGACACCTTTTTCCTTTCCCGAACAAAATCCCGCAGTTCCAGCAACGTCATTCACTCTCTCCTGTGGGGCGACGCATCGCCCCTTCATTCATGACCTTTTGCTACATCGGCGTTTTATCACCTGCCGTTTTTGCCATTCAGCGTTTCGCCTCACCGACCACCACACGCTGACGCCGTTGCCCATTGCGCCGCAACATGAGCACCGTCAACGCCAGCATCATGGCAACACCCGCCAATGCACAAGAGGAATAGAGCGGGTGCTCGGCAAACCGTCCTACCTGATACACCACCACGGCAGCGCTGTACCCCACCTGAATAGTCCAGCCCGCACAGAACAGCGTCCAGGCTGTGCCGACTTCGCGCCAGATAGCGGAAATAGCCGCAACGCAAGGCACATACAACAACACCATCAGCAGATAGCAGAAGGCACCCAACTGCCCATCAAACAGCTGGCTGATAACCGTCAGCGATGTCACCGAGAATTTATTGTCTTTCGCCACACTTTCCGTATCGCTCAAATCCCCGACGCTAATACCCAGCGGGTTAAGCACGGCGCCGCCAAGTTTGCCCAGATTCTCTGGAATTGTCGCTAACGCCACCTGCACGCTGCCCATCAAACTAAAGGTTTTTTCCTCTGCCTTGGCGCGGCCTTCTTGAGAAGCCGCCATCGCGCCATAGAGCGAATCCAGCGTACCGACGACCGCTTCTTTAGCAAAAATCCCGGTAAACACACCGACAGCCGCAGGCCAGTTTTCCTGACGAATACCCAACGGCTGGAAAACCGGGACAATCGCCTGACCTACCGCTGACAGCACCGACTTCTGCGTATTCTGATTACCAAATGAACCGTCTGTCCCCATCGAATTGAGGAATCCTAATACGGTGACGACCACCACAATCAACCGTCCGGCACGCAGCAAGAAGCCTTTTAATCGCTCCCAGGTACGAATCAATACACTGTGCAGACTGGGTAAATGGTAGGGTGGAATTTCCATCACAAATGCTGATGCTTCCCCTTTCAGGGCGGTATTTTTTAACAAGAAGCCGGTCGCTACCGCCGCTGCAATACCCACCAGATACAGCCCGAAGACCAGATTCTGCCCGCCTTCGACAAACAGTGCCGAAGCAAACAGCACGTAGACTGGCAACCGCGCGCCACAAGACATAAACGGAGCCATCATCACGGTGACAATCCGGTCGCTATGGCGCTCCATGGTGCGCGTTGCCATTACCGCCGGGACATTACAGCCGAAACCGACAATCAACGGCACGAAGGCTTTGCCAGGCAGACCGATACTGCGCATAAACCTGTCCATGACAAACGCCGCACGCGCCATGTACCCGGAGTCTTCCAGCCAGGATAAAAACAGATAAAGACAGCCGATTACCGGAATGAATGTCGATA is a window from the Dickeya lacustris genome containing:
- a CDS encoding FeoC-like transcriptional regulator; translation: MTLLELRDFVRERKKVSLSEVSHAFQVDPGVAQGMLAIWVQKGKMRFHEGEAAPKCGGCCGCDKRVGQYYEWLSRP
- the feoB gene encoding Fe(2+) transporter permease subunit FeoB, which gives rise to MSTQSVIGVVGNPNCGKTTLFNVLTGGKQTVGNWPGVTVEKKVGSYRYQQQHVTLVDLPGVYSLNPSSESSEDERVARDYILSGEAGLVLNIVDAANLERNLYLTAQLLDMNVPMVVAVNMMDIAAARKLDIDIQALSQRLGCPVVAITASQKKGMDTLLQVCQSALARPTLPTVSIAYDEPLSQAAQEIAAQLVAVQPDGAKAIRNPHWLALQLLEGDVTVRDQLSAESLRMADEQVARLVAHYEDELDIFLADARYQFVAAVAREVITRRGEASATLTDKIDRIVLHRFLGIPIFLLVMYLMFVFTINIGSAFTDFFDKLFGALLVDGFGELLLALNVPEWLKTLLADGVGGGIQTVSTFIPVIGCLYLFLSWLEDSGYMARAAFVMDRFMRSIGLPGKAFVPLIVGFGCNVPAVMATRTMERHSDRIVTVMMAPFMSCGARLPVYVLFASALFVEGGQNLVFGLYLVGIAAAVATGFLLKNTALKGEASAFVMEIPPYHLPSLHSVLIRTWERLKGFLLRAGRLIVVVVTVLGFLNSMGTDGSFGNQNTQKSVLSAVGQAIVPVFQPLGIRQENWPAAVGVFTGIFAKEAVVGTLDSLYGAMAASQEGRAKAEEKTFSLMGSVQVALATIPENLGKLGGAVLNPLGISVGDLSDTESVAKDNKFSVTSLTVISQLFDGQLGAFCYLLMVLLYVPCVAAISAIWREVGTAWTLFCAGWTIQVGYSAAVVVYQVGRFAEHPLYSSCALAGVAMMLALTVLMLRRNGQRRQRVVVGEAKR